In Mycobacterium sp. JS623, one genomic interval encodes:
- a CDS encoding acyl-CoA dehydrogenase has protein sequence MGHYRTNVRDIEFNLFEVLNLGDVLAAGGYGDLDADTVHTMLDEVARLAEGPVAESFAAADRKPPIFDPEHHTISVPGELAKSVQAVKDAEWWRIGLPEEIGGVPAPRALVWAVNEMLLCANPSGAFWWALGPAMALALYEEGNDQQKRWAAMGLERGWAATMVLTEPDAGSDVGAGRAKAIAQPDGTWHIEGVKRFISGGDVGDTAENIFHLVLARPEGAGPGTKGLSLFYVPQFHFDPDTLELGPRNGVFATGLEHKMGLKSSPTCELTFGGHGIPAVGYLVGDVHNGIAQMFTVIENARMTIGVKAAGTLSTGYLNALAFAKERIQGADLTQMTDKSAPRVTIIHHPDVRRSLMTQKAYAEGLRALYMYAAAHQNDDVAQWVSGANAEMAHRVDDLLLPIVKGVGSERAYELLTESLQTFGGSGFLQDYPIEQYIRDAKIDSLYEGTTAIQALDLFFRKIARDRGEALAHVAAQISQTIDGSDAGLKTQAAQLRTALEHVQAMTATLTGYLMASAEQPTEIYKVGLASVRYLLAVGDLVIGWRLLVQANVAQAALAASKGDEAFYRGKIATATFFAANMLPNLAAVREIIENLDDDVMSLPEAAF, from the coding sequence GTGGGCCACTACCGCACCAATGTCCGTGACATCGAGTTCAACCTGTTCGAGGTGCTGAACCTCGGCGACGTCCTCGCTGCTGGCGGCTACGGCGATCTCGACGCCGACACGGTGCACACGATGCTCGACGAGGTCGCGCGGCTCGCAGAGGGTCCGGTGGCCGAATCCTTCGCCGCGGCCGACCGCAAGCCGCCCATCTTCGACCCCGAACACCACACCATCAGCGTGCCCGGCGAATTGGCGAAGTCGGTGCAGGCCGTCAAGGACGCCGAGTGGTGGCGCATCGGCCTGCCCGAAGAGATCGGCGGTGTGCCAGCACCGAGGGCACTGGTGTGGGCAGTCAACGAGATGCTGCTGTGCGCCAATCCATCCGGGGCCTTCTGGTGGGCGCTGGGTCCTGCGATGGCGCTCGCCCTGTACGAAGAGGGCAACGATCAGCAGAAGCGTTGGGCTGCAATGGGATTAGAACGCGGCTGGGCGGCGACCATGGTGTTGACCGAGCCCGACGCAGGCTCCGATGTCGGCGCGGGCCGCGCCAAGGCCATCGCACAACCCGACGGGACCTGGCACATCGAAGGTGTGAAGCGGTTCATCTCCGGCGGCGATGTCGGCGATACTGCCGAGAACATCTTCCATTTGGTGCTCGCTCGTCCCGAGGGCGCCGGACCGGGCACCAAGGGCCTGAGCCTGTTCTATGTGCCGCAGTTCCATTTCGACCCCGACACGCTCGAACTCGGCCCCCGCAACGGCGTCTTCGCCACCGGGCTGGAACACAAGATGGGGCTGAAGTCCTCCCCCACATGCGAATTGACGTTCGGCGGCCACGGCATCCCCGCGGTCGGATATCTGGTGGGCGACGTCCACAATGGCATCGCGCAGATGTTCACCGTCATCGAGAACGCGCGGATGACGATCGGTGTCAAGGCGGCGGGCACACTGTCGACCGGATATCTCAACGCGCTGGCGTTCGCGAAGGAGCGAATCCAGGGCGCCGATCTGACCCAGATGACGGACAAGTCGGCGCCGCGCGTGACGATCATCCACCACCCGGATGTGCGTCGCAGCCTGATGACGCAGAAGGCATATGCCGAGGGGCTGCGCGCGCTGTACATGTACGCCGCTGCACACCAGAACGACGATGTGGCTCAATGGGTTTCGGGTGCAAATGCCGAGATGGCGCACCGTGTGGACGACCTTTTGCTTCCGATCGTCAAGGGCGTGGGTTCCGAACGGGCCTACGAATTGCTCACCGAGTCGCTGCAGACGTTCGGCGGTTCGGGCTTCCTTCAGGATTACCCGATCGAGCAGTACATCCGCGACGCCAAGATCGATTCGCTGTACGAAGGCACCACCGCCATCCAGGCGCTGGACCTGTTCTTCCGCAAGATCGCTCGCGACCGCGGTGAGGCGCTGGCACACGTCGCGGCGCAGATCAGCCAGACGATCGACGGTTCCGATGCGGGGCTGAAGACCCAGGCCGCCCAACTACGCACCGCGCTGGAACACGTCCAGGCGATGACGGCAACGTTGACTGGCTACCTGATGGCCTCGGCCGAACAGCCCACGGAGATCTACAAAGTGGGCCTCGCGTCGGTGCGGTACCTGCTCGCAGTCGGTGATCTGGTGATCGGATGGCGACTTCTGGTGCAGGCCAACGTCGCTCAGGCCGCGCTCGCCGCGTCGAAGGGCGACGAGGCGTTCTATCGTGGCAAGATCGCCACCGCGACGTTCTTCGCCGCCAACATGCTGCCGAATCTCGCGGCGGTGCGCGAGATCATCGAGAACCTCGACGACGACGTCATGAGCCTGCCTGAGGCCGCCTTCTGA
- a CDS encoding DUF427 domain-containing protein: MSLVAGRGPLSTDPAGWFVPPLPDEVVFVEPHPRRIQALRSGQTVIDTERALLVHRRDHPLSYAFPADDIRDLPSEAEQHAPGYVRVPWDAVDTWLEEGRQLVHYPPNPYHRVDCRPTHRRLRVGVAGTTLVDTADTMIVFETALDPRLYVDSSAVRTDLLRRTDTITYCNYKGYATYWAAVVGDTVVDDVAWSYEDPPPECLPVKGYLSFDAGRADVVAELPSM, encoded by the coding sequence CAGGCTGGTTCGTTCCTCCCCTGCCCGACGAGGTCGTCTTCGTCGAGCCACATCCGCGACGTATCCAGGCCCTCCGCAGTGGGCAGACGGTCATCGACACCGAGCGGGCGTTGCTGGTACATCGGCGCGATCATCCGCTGAGCTATGCGTTCCCAGCAGATGACATTCGCGATCTTCCCAGCGAGGCCGAACAGCACGCGCCCGGATATGTCCGCGTGCCGTGGGATGCGGTCGACACGTGGCTCGAGGAAGGCCGGCAACTCGTCCACTACCCGCCGAATCCGTATCACCGTGTCGACTGCCGACCGACTCACCGCCGGCTGCGGGTCGGTGTCGCAGGCACCACACTCGTCGACACCGCGGACACCATGATCGTGTTCGAAACCGCATTGGACCCTCGCCTGTACGTCGATTCATCCGCTGTCCGCACCGACTTGTTGCGCCGAACGGACACGATTACCTATTGCAACTACAAGGGCTACGCGACGTATTGGGCGGCCGTCGTCGGCGACACCGTTGTTGACGACGTGGCGTGGAGTTACGAGGACCCGCCACCTGAATGTCTGCCCGTCAAGGGATATCTCAGCTTTGATGCGGGCCGTGCCGACGTAGTCGCCGAGCTTCCCAGTATGTGA